GGATGAGGATCCTTGATTAAGATTATTTATAATTCTTTAAGTAACAATTAACTATGCTTTTCATTGTTTCTTTCCTTTGTCGTGGTGAACACTTTGCAGCTACATTAAATGCTGAGACAGTCATCTACCTCTTTGTGATACAGTTCTAATATTTATCTAGAACAATATGGATTGcaaagtttaaatataatatgggCAAaccaatacatttttattataaattttagttATTCTATTATTCATACTTGATCTCATTTCTCTGTAGAAAGGTTGACCATGACTTTATGTTTCTCCAACTGCGGTTGTGATTTCTTGGTTTTTAATTTAGTTGTAATTACGAAGTGTGAATTTGAGACCTCAAGTTTTGTACTAACATGTAGTTGCGCAGTCGGTGAATGTTGAAAGAGGTAGGTCTTGACATCCATAAAAACCCAGAAAGTGATCCGTTCTCGTCATACTGACGCTTCCTAATTCTGCTTCTTCATCAAAGCACTTCTAGTAGATTTCAGATTGAGATATCTGTGTGGCTACTGGTTTCTGATTTAATTCTTTAACACCCATGTCTTTTTGGCTGCATTCTCATTCATGTTTTGTTGCTGTAAATACAAGTAATGCATTGAGTTTCACATCCATTGCATCAGTTGAATAACAATTTTCAGTCTTTTCATGCTCAATATATCTTGTTTCAGTCCTTGCCTAGAAATTGATACGATAGATGCTGTATATTAAATTTCTCTGTTTCAGGTGCCACTGTTGCCAAGTTGATTGCTCACAAGTCCAAGGGGATGCCACTTGTTACTATATCTTTAGTCAGGCTCATGAAGTCATCTGACAATGATGCTATGGCAAATCTATGTTTGGAGCTCTATGAAGCATTCAAAAGAAATCATCAATTAGTTGTACGAGGTTATAAATTCTTACAAACTCTGTCAAAAATTAATAATTTATCTCTGTATCGGTTGGCTCTCACTAGTACTTCTTTCTTGAATGATGAGTAATTTCACAAACCTTCAGTGAAATTTGATTCTGATCCTGCATCCTTATCCTGCATTTAATACTTGGTGTTTGTAAATATATGCTCAAATAATGTCACGAACTGACTTTACATGATTAAGTTTTCGAACTAGTTAAAGTAAAAGCACTTAGCTTCTCATTACATGCTGTATGCAAAATGTTTCTCTGCTTTTTCTTGCTTCAAACTTAAGTGAACTGTTTTAGATGGTAGGAAACAGGGACACGGGAGGTTATTGTCAGGTTTATGTTACATATTCTTCCTAACAAAATAACTTGGCTGTACTCATGCTTATACTGAAGAAAAAAGgagccatgtttcttcctctaCTCTTTCATTTCTTGTTCCTTCTATTTCATCAAGCTTTATAGAACTAAGCTGCAAAATTATTTAAGTTTAACGGCTACCAGAACTGTCGCAGTGTACCCATGCGTCAGTCCGAGTACCAGTGTCGATTCATGTCCATACTGTAAAACGTGACGTTTATTGCACTCTTCGTATTAAGTTGTGCGTTCTTTATGGTACTAATGCATTTGACCCAAATGTTAGTCTTTTTGGTCAACCGTCTTATCTAACTGCCTTCTAATAATTCTATGTGTTTTCAGATATCAACTTACTGTTATACATGTAAATTTTTCCAATTTGTATGATCCATGCAGTGATTTTTAGCAAAGTTCACGTCCTAAAATTGTACTTGCCTCCATAGCCCATGTAAATAGAAGACTTCAATGTTTACAATCTTCTTTCCCTCTTAATTGTTTTGTACAGCTTTGAGTAGCTAGTTTGCTGAAACAATCTATTGCTTTTCTTCTCATATTTGGTGCAGAACAAGAGAGCTCCTATCAGTTGACGAGAAGGTTATCTGCAGAAAAGGTCTGATCACTTGCTCTAATCCTAAAAGATTAAAGCTATCAAGCTTCTTTCTTTTATAGTAGTTGTAATTGGAACTTCTaagttttttttaaaatttttttatgGAAAGGTTTTGTTAAAAAAAGATTTATGGGGAGGTAAAAGGTTAGTCATAATTAGGTTAGGTTTATGTGAAAAGGAAAATTTTGAGAAGCTAAGGTTTGAAGTGAAGAGGGTAAAAAGAGTTCTGAAACATTTGAAGGGAAAATCATAAATCCCTAGTATATGAAAGGCTAAACTGCAGAATGTACATAAATCCTATTTGAAACTTTTTCCATGTCGGAAGGCGTATGGGCTTGCAGCTTGCTGTTGGTTGTTAAACTTTATATGTTTGTTACAATTTAGATGAATACTCTCATTAGGAGTACATAGATAAACACTGTAGAATGACTATTATGCTCCTGATGTAATCGAGTAattaacaccttcatatttaaacaattattgccagcgaacctatataaagaaaaatCAATAACTGTAAGCAGTAGCAGTAACTAGCAGTTACTAACTTAACTTCCATCAGCTTATGAAAATTCATTTCAAAGGGCAACAACTGATCTTGTTTGCTCAGGAGTCTTTAGCTTATTAGGTCATTACTTGTAGAGCTGTTCATTCGTTATTTGATTCCTCGATTTTAATTAAGCTCTCAGTTTATGCCACAATTTAACTGAAGATGAAAAGTTCTTGTACATTTTGTTGCTTTGCTTGAACTAAGTATTTTATGTTAAGTTTACAGGTGTTTGTCGATTACATCTGTTTTCTTCAATCGTGTAATGTATAGTAGATATGTTACTTGACTTGTTATCTTGATCATTCAGGAGAAAAATGATAGTATTCAGGCCCAACTTGACCTCGCTTTGTTCTCCAAACACAAGAAGTTACGGGAATCAACAGTATCAGATAAAGCATTGCCAATGGCTATTCCTATAAGCAACTTCAACGCATCACCGGTTACAGTGGCACTTGGTTCACCGTGTGAGTACTTTTAGTTTATATCCCATGGCTATGCCATTGCATATTCCCAGTTACATGGTTTTACGTTAATtcgtttgtttgtttttcttaaaTGTTTTAATCCAAAACGTACAAAGTAGTTTTAAAGTTCATTCTTTGAGCTGCAGTGAACAAGCTGGCAGAAGATAAAACCCCCTCAAAAGTCAGTCAGCGGGTTGTGCCTGCTTACCACAGGTACTGTTGCT
This DNA window, taken from Papaver somniferum cultivar HN1 chromosome 3, ASM357369v1, whole genome shotgun sequence, encodes the following:
- the LOC113356380 gene encoding uncharacterized protein LOC113356380; translated protein: MSKIFDDFQPIFGKLNAEWENPSSSLPSLELPFLFHIHALNSSTLRIHLTDFHSYTWESTKSIRQLEDLRDDVGIGGSLSEFVDYLITSLKSDNVKLVLGGYATSSRSEADHGATVAKLIAHKSKGMPLVTISLVRLMKSSDNDAMANLCLELYEAFKRNHQLVVREQESSYQLTRRLSAEKEKNDSIQAQLDLALFSKHKKLRESTVSDKALPMAIPISNFNASPVTVALGSPLNKLAEDKTPSKVSQRVVPAYHRSKARGVVLVDSDDENGN